The Vitis vinifera cultivar Pinot Noir 40024 chromosome 7, ASM3070453v1 genomic interval CCCTCAAATACATCAAGCACAGAGCTTTGTTATTGATAGCCACAACATCCGAACCATCCCTCTCAATGCACTCCTCGTACTCCCTCACTGCAGACACATAATCTTTTCCCACTAAGTAAACCAGCGCCTTATTCCGATTCACAAGGTTCTTGAACTCAATTTCGCTCAATGAACCTAATCTCTCTTCCTTACCCATCTTCTCTACCAGTTCGAACGACGCCTTCGCCCCCTCCAAATCCCCAATCTGCAGCTGAATGCAGCCGAGCTTCGACACCAGCGCCGGATCATCGCGGCATCTGCCGCTCAGTAACTGCCTGATCAAACTCACACACACACCAAATTCCTTGTGACTCAAATGGTGCCCGATTATCGAATTCACCACAAAAACCTccctcctcttccacacatcCGCAGAAACCCCCAGCCCCCTCGACCCTTTCTCATCCACCCTCGTCCGCGCAAAATCGAGCAGCGTATACAACCGATCTAGGGTTTCCTGGCGCTTCCCCAATTTCAACGGAATCTCGGCATGGATCCACCGGAGAGCGAACGGAATCATGGAACCAGACCGGCCGGGGTACACATCAGGGTGCGATTCGTACTGGTAGATGGAGTGATCGAGATCCTCCAGCGATGCCAGCTCCTCCGAAACGTCGCCGTATCGACGGAGCTTGATGAGAGCCAGGACGTTGTAGGAGAAATAGCATAGGTGTTCGTGGGGCTTTTGGAGGAGAGAGAGCTTGCGGGCGCGAGAGACCTTGTCGAGAATGGAACGCCATGAGCCTCGAGTGGCGAGCTCTTGGAGAGACGAGAGCTCGTAGCAGAGGTCGTTGAGGGAGCCGAACGGGCTCGACAGTGGGTCGCTGGCGACAAAGCCATCAGCGGCCGGAGTTGAATCCTCCGACGGGGAATCGGTGGCCATGTTTCGTGAATTGAAGAATGGCTCGACTCAGCTTCACTGCTGTGGGAATAGCTTGCGACGATCAGATCCGGCtgcttttaattattattattcttttttacttatgaatttatttttcaaaatatgttttatacATTAATCACTCCTAAATTTGtttaatatgatataaaattttaaaatttacccAATAATATTTTAGGCTTATAAATGGCTGGTTTCAAGCCCAATTCAACATAAATTGAGTAATAACTAAACTTGAAGTgatagttaatattttatttttatttttttagttttacagTTTTTTAAgtctttaattatatttttaatttttaaaattttttattttattaatcttaaatcaattatcatattaaaataaattttcaattaatattattaacttGGCAAGAGgtcatttcaaaaaataattatttgaattataaaaaaatttatatattttaaaatatttttaaatgtatgaaAATATAGGGttgtttttgttatatattatttttaaaagtcaaaacctattttttttttctttgaattaaatacATCTAATCAtcattcatttaataaaatttaaagttcATGGTGGCTAAATTTATTTAGTTCAAGGAGGGTGAAATTTACCATTTTAAATGGTAATGCATCATTTCTAATTTCAAGAATCATTACATGTGGATAATACAatatatgattaaatatgaCAAAGTCAAAGAAAAAAGTGAGTAGGATGCCAGTGCACAGAAGCTACTTGACCCATAAGGTTAAGGGTACATTAGCCACCCAAAATGGGCTGAGTTTCTTAGTCTGGGTCATTCTCCATACCCACTTTGGGCCAAGTTCGACTAGGCCCAAAGTCGATATCCAGGTCGACTTACGACCCAATCCTATCTTGGTTTGGGCCTTGGCAAGGTCGGGTTAGGCttgctatttttttatttataatgtaAAAATGGTTCAAATATTCTCCGTGTTTCTAATTTATGTTCATtacatcttttgaaaaaaaaaaatcaaaatgccataaatttgttttgaaaacaacccattttaaaaacaaattctccaaaaataaaaaattgttttaagtaaAAGATTTGTTGAACTTGTTTTATAAGTTACAaaagttttttctattttaaaaaataaaaagttgttttagttttcaaacaaactcaTCAACCaaataagatgaaatattaaataaataaataaatttaaatttattttctttgtttttttaagcaatgttttaaaaatcaaactgaTTATTGAAAcgaaaaaattatgatttactGTTCAATGGTTGAACTAGTGGTTGAACGGTAATAAAACCgataacatcataaatatattatttatatattattaaattaaaaataattttaaaattttaaaataaacatataaataaattaaaaatcaataatatttattttttatcttttatattattaaattaaataatgcatgactataaatgtattaatatactaaattttattaaatgagatatgtataatattttaagtggatatattaaaaatcaaagaaaatccaattatttaattttagctaattttataatttttaaaaatattatattattgttattcaatattttaaatttttattttagaaaagaaatatattgttttttgtttgcctTACAGAGCATCAAAACATGTGTAGCCGGATGGTGCCCCCATGCCACTTCCTAAGCGCTTTTCATTCACTGATTTTCCCTTAACTTTAAGATCATATTgtccataagaaaaaaaaatatgggctGGCATTTTAAAATGGGcctgattgaataaaaaaagaaagggtgGAAATATAGGGAGGGCCTTGGAATTGGGCccattttgaattaaaaaaaaaataataaacggTCATTGGATCGAGACTGTTCGGTTCTGCATTGTGCGGAATAAAAGAATATGGGCTGGCATTTTAAAATGGGCTTGGTTGAATAAAAGAAGAAAGGGTGGCAATAGAAGCTTGCCCTTGGAATTGGGccattttgaatataaaaaaaatgggtcaTTGGATCGTTCGATTTACCGGTTCGACCAGTTCTTGACCTGTTTCCAAAGGAGAGAATCCAGACCGGAAAGATTATCAGATGACAGTTggactaaaattaaaatttaaaactattgtatatatatatatatataaaagaaaaaacttgagcgaaaaaatagaatataagaaaatagaaaataggtttaaaattaataaattatttttatgtttatttattttaatactttttatataaagattaaataaatttaaaatatataattttttattaattttaattatatataattttaaacataataaaattattttttaatattttttattttcttagtatttttcaaggataaaaaataacttataggAAACCGATGAAACGTTATTtagtatttatttcttttagaaaTTCAAACAGGAGGTTGGTTTTGAATGGCCTACCTTCAATTGGTCAAAGTTTGTAGAAGAAATGACGCCCACGAACCACGTGCCTTGGTTTCTTAGTCAAGCTCTAACAataacaaaaagtcaaaaataattaatcagTTCCAACTGTAACATTCTTGGTTACTTCCGAGTTTCACATAGTGGGATTACTTTGAAAGTTCAAAGTCAATCTAACAAATTACAAGTCCGTCCACTGATATGGTAGGGGGACCCACACGTTTTCTATTGACTaacattctttaaaataattcttcaaaatatacatcatGTTTTggaatgtttaaaaaaatttaaacaatttttgaaaaacaaaacaattctcaattattttttaaaataaaattttattttaaaatttaaatttaaaagatagtttttttatttattattcggAATTTACTatctaattatatataatgtcaaatattttaaagggtttttcatattttttattatcatttaaaacattgtaaaaaataactgaaaaaaCTTACGTTATGATTGGTTTCGAAagatataatgaaaaaaaaaaaaacactagaaAAGAAATGGGTAAGTAtgtcttttcaaaagaataCTTCCAAGGTGTGGTTTAAAAGGTCAATTTgctttgaaagaaaattaattccAACTTTGAAAAAATCCATTGGATTAGAGTGATTGAAGGAAATATATCATTTCAATCCACATCTGATAAGACTTGGAAGACTGTTCTATAAAATGACTAATTGTTTGGTGGcgattttaaaaaagtttttttttttttagttttttaatatttaaaattttttattttaaaatattttaaaaaattataaatattttctaaaattactatcaaatacatttttaatttgattgaagtgttaatgaatcaaatttaattgaagtatagtattttaaaattaaaaagaaaagacaagttTAATGCTTACaccaaaatgattttaaaatcatttctaattaatcaaaaagaaaaatcatctaTATTTAACTCACTTGCTTAATCAtgccaaaattatttttttttataagctcccatatgtatttataaattttatatatttaaaaatataaaatcataaaataagtttgtaaatataaatattatatagttaaaaaaattaaataaccaataaagtaaaattgtatatattttgttaaaaaattaaaagttaatttattttttattttttatttttaaaataaaattttttatataaaagataataacTCTtaccaaaagaacaaaaattcaCCTTGTATtcttaaaaccaatttttttttttttttacttccttaagctttaaattttttttgtataataatttcCATCTTTTATAcaagattttctattttttaaaataaaggagATGTAtttaaatatgtattaaaataataaaagttttaaaagtaattaaaaattattttaaaataaaatatttataaattaaaaaaaattaaaacaagttacTAACAAATTTAATGGGCTATAGACTCATGTCGACATATTATTTGTGCCAATTATATTCGATTTAACTGGAGTTGACCAGGTCAACTATCCATGTACTTTGAAGGAGTCAATGGTCaatataaaagacaaaaaaacaaaattagttGGTCCATGTAAGtgtacttaattatttaaatttattcttattctcacaaaaaacaaaaaaaaaaaaagaagaaaaaaaagacactAGTGGACAAAATTGGGATAGGTGAGAGAATTTCTCATCCCCACccatcttatttaatttttattttttaaaatataaattatattagaaCTCAGTATAATTTATTCccatcttaattaattttttatttttaaaaatttacattatattagaaatcaatataatttataaatttatgcattaaaaatgagcgaaactaaaaataattaaattaaattatttttaaattatatttataattgatgAGGTGATATccactctcaaattttattttatttttaaataaatttgtttctaaCTCTTCCTAAATTCTTCTTATTGCCAAGGAACATGCAAACATTCAAATATAGTGTTCTTTTTCATCTTAACAAAActa includes:
- the LOC100247539 gene encoding uncharacterized protein LOC100247539, translated to MATDSPSEDSTPAADGFVASDPLSSPFGSLNDLCYELSSLQELATRGSWRSILDKVSRARKLSLLQKPHEHLCYFSYNVLALIKLRRYGDVSEELASLEDLDHSIYQYESHPDVYPGRSGSMIPFALRWIHAEIPLKLGKRQETLDRLYTLLDFARTRVDEKGSRGLGVSADVWKRREVFVVNSIIGHHLSHKEFGVCVSLIRQLLSGRCRDDPALVSKLGCIQLQIGDLEGAKASFELVEKMGKEERLGSLSEIEFKNLVNRNKALVYLVGKDYVSAVREYEECIERDGSDVVAINNKALCLMYLRDLSDSIKVLENALERVPTIALNETLVVNLCSMYELAYVNHSDIKRTLSNWIARVAPDDFDSSCTRI